A window from Enterocloster bolteae encodes these proteins:
- the uvrA gene encoding excinuclease ABC subunit UvrA: MAKQYIKIRGANEHNLKDISVDIPRNELVVLTGLSGSGKSSLAFDTIYAEGQRRYMESLSSYARQFLGQMEKPDVESIEGLSPAISIDQKSTNRNPRSTVGTVTEIYDYMRLLYARIGIPHCPKCGKEIHKQTIDQMVDQIMSMPERTKIQLLAPVVRGRKGEHVKVLDQARKSGYVRVRIDGNLYELSEEIRLEKNIKHNIEIVVDRLIVKEGIEKRLTDSIETVMALSGGLMMVDVSGGEPVNFSQSFSCPDCAVSIDEVEPRSFSFNNPFGACPECFGLGYKMEFDEDLMIPDKSLSIDQGAIVVMGWQSCADKGSFTRAILEALSEAYDFRLDTPFQDYPKEIHDVLLYGTGGREVKVRYKSQRGEGVYDVAFEGLIENVNRRYKETFSEASKAEYETYMRITPCPVCKGQRLKKESLAVTVGGMNIYEATNMSIVRFKEFMDGLKLTPMQETIGASILKEIRARICFLIDVGLDYLSLSRATGTLSGGEAQRIRLATQIGSGLVGVAYILDEPSIGLHQRDNDKLLKTLTHLRDLGNSVLVVEHDEDTMRAADCIVDIGPGAGEHGGKVIAMGTAEEIMKNPDSITGAYLSGRVKIPVPAERRKPTGWITVKGAAENNLKNINVDIPLGIMTCVTGVSGSGKSSLVNEIVYKSLARKLNRARTIPGRHKSIEGVEQLDKIIDIDQSPIGRTPRSNPATYTGVFDLIRDLFASTPDAKAKGYSKGRFSFNVKGGRCEACSGDGIIKIEMHFLPDVYVPCEVCGGKRYNRETLDVKYKGKNIYDVLNMTVEEALKFFENVPSVTRKIQTLYDVGLGYIRLGQPSTELSGGEAQRIKLATELSKRGTGKTIYILDEPTTGLHFADVHKLIDILHRLSEGGNTVVVIEHNLDVIKTADYIIDIGPEGGDKGGTVIAKGTPEEVARCPVSYTGMYVKKYLN; the protein is encoded by the coding sequence ATGGCAAAGCAGTACATTAAAATCCGCGGGGCGAATGAGCATAATCTGAAGGATATTTCCGTGGATATACCGAGGAACGAGCTGGTGGTCCTTACAGGACTGTCCGGTTCAGGCAAATCATCCCTGGCTTTTGACACCATTTATGCTGAGGGGCAGAGGCGTTATATGGAGTCTCTGTCTTCCTATGCCAGGCAGTTCCTGGGACAGATGGAGAAGCCGGATGTGGAGAGCATAGAGGGTCTGTCGCCGGCCATTTCCATTGACCAGAAGTCCACCAACCGGAATCCCCGTTCCACTGTGGGAACGGTTACGGAAATCTACGACTACATGAGGCTTTTATATGCCAGAATCGGTATACCCCACTGTCCAAAATGCGGCAAGGAGATACACAAACAGACCATTGACCAGATGGTGGACCAGATTATGTCCATGCCTGAACGGACCAAAATCCAGCTGCTGGCCCCTGTGGTCAGAGGGCGCAAGGGCGAGCATGTGAAGGTGCTGGACCAGGCCAGAAAGAGCGGTTATGTGAGGGTCCGCATTGACGGCAATCTCTACGAGCTCTCAGAGGAAATCCGGCTGGAGAAGAACATCAAGCACAACATTGAAATCGTGGTGGACCGTCTGATTGTAAAGGAAGGTATTGAAAAAAGGCTTACAGATTCCATAGAGACAGTCATGGCCCTGAGCGGCGGACTGATGATGGTGGATGTGAGCGGCGGTGAGCCGGTGAATTTCAGCCAGAGCTTTTCCTGTCCTGACTGTGCAGTCAGCATTGACGAGGTGGAGCCAAGGAGTTTTTCCTTCAACAATCCCTTTGGAGCCTGTCCGGAGTGTTTCGGCCTGGGGTATAAGATGGAATTTGACGAGGACCTGATGATTCCGGATAAGTCCCTGTCTATAGACCAGGGCGCAATCGTGGTCATGGGATGGCAGTCCTGTGCGGACAAGGGCAGCTTTACAAGGGCAATCCTGGAAGCGCTGTCCGAAGCTTATGATTTCAGGCTGGATACGCCCTTCCAGGATTACCCCAAGGAAATCCACGATGTGCTGTTATACGGAACCGGAGGCCGGGAGGTGAAGGTCCGCTATAAGAGTCAGAGAGGCGAGGGCGTCTATGACGTGGCGTTTGAGGGCCTGATTGAGAATGTAAACCGCCGCTACAAGGAGACTTTTTCCGAAGCGTCCAAGGCGGAATATGAGACCTATATGCGGATTACCCCCTGTCCGGTCTGTAAGGGGCAGAGGCTTAAAAAAGAGTCCCTCGCAGTTACGGTGGGCGGGATGAATATATATGAAGCCACCAACATGTCCATAGTCCGGTTTAAGGAATTCATGGACGGGCTGAAGCTGACTCCTATGCAGGAGACCATAGGCGCTTCTATTCTGAAAGAAATCAGGGCCAGGATATGCTTTCTCATTGACGTGGGTCTGGATTATCTTTCCCTGTCCCGGGCCACAGGCACTTTGTCCGGCGGTGAGGCCCAGCGCATCCGTCTGGCCACCCAGATAGGCTCCGGCCTGGTGGGAGTGGCCTATATCCTGGACGAGCCCAGCATCGGACTCCATCAGCGGGATAATGACAAGCTCCTTAAGACGCTGACCCATCTGCGGGATTTGGGCAACAGCGTATTGGTGGTGGAACATGACGAGGACACCATGCGGGCAGCGGACTGCATCGTGGACATCGGACCTGGTGCGGGAGAGCACGGCGGAAAGGTCATTGCCATGGGGACGGCCGAGGAAATCATGAAGAACCCGGATTCCATTACAGGAGCTTACTTAAGCGGGCGTGTGAAGATTCCGGTGCCTGCCGAGAGAAGAAAGCCCACGGGCTGGATTACAGTAAAGGGCGCGGCGGAGAACAATTTAAAGAACATCAATGTGGACATTCCCCTGGGAATCATGACATGTGTGACCGGCGTGTCCGGTTCCGGCAAAAGTTCCCTTGTGAATGAAATCGTTTATAAATCCCTGGCAAGGAAGTTGAACAGGGCCAGAACCATACCGGGCAGGCACAAGAGCATCGAGGGCGTGGAGCAGCTGGATAAGATTATCGACATCGACCAGTCGCCCATCGGGCGTACTCCCAGGTCCAACCCGGCTACCTACACAGGTGTATTCGACCTCATAAGGGACCTGTTCGCCTCCACTCCGGACGCCAAGGCAAAGGGGTACAGCAAGGGAAGGTTCAGCTTTAACGTAAAGGGCGGCCGGTGTGAAGCGTGCAGCGGAGACGGCATTATCAAGATTGAGATGCATTTCCTGCCGGATGTATATGTGCCCTGCGAGGTGTGCGGCGGCAAACGGTATAACCGTGAGACCCTGGATGTGAAGTACAAGGGAAAGAACATCTACGATGTGCTGAACATGACTGTGGAGGAGGCTCTTAAGTTCTTTGAAAATGTACCCTCTGTTACCAGGAAGATACAGACCCTGTATGACGTGGGACTGGGATACATCCGGCTGGGACAGCCGTCCACGGAGCTGTCCGGCGGCGAGGCCCAGAGAATCAAGCTGGCCACGGAGCTGTCCAAGAGAGGCACGGGAAAGACCATTTACATCCTGGACGAGCCCACCACCGGACTTCATTTCGCAGACGTCCATAAGCTGATTGATATACTTCACAGGCTGTCGGAGGGAGGCAACACGGTTGTGGTTATTGAGCACAATCTGGATGTAATCAAGACAGCGGATTATATCATCGACATTGGTCCGGAAGGCGGGGACAAGGGCGGAACGGTGATTGCAAAGGGAACACCGGAGGAAGTGGCCCGTTGTCCGGTATCCTATACGGGAATGTATGTAAAGAAATATCTGAATTGA
- a CDS encoding M20/M25/M40 family metallo-hydrolase produces the protein MLFEKQIYDYLRGMVSIPSVSNTPQEKEVSDYIAGCLERQPYFAKHPSLCGQCALEGDSLGRTVVYGLVRGKGAGTVVLTGHYDVVDTDEYGRFRALAYDMEAWKHIHGEELEALKSMLPQEARDDLASGEWLFGRGVNDMKGGLSIGLAIMDWFGQKVLEYPETTGNLLFAAVADEEAYSAGMRGAVSLFTGLRQEYGLTYDCLVDLEPSFNEGGKQQVYIGSVGKTMPAVLVQGAKAHVVECFHGLNAIGVLAEMFMATELAPEFSETFEGEHCPPPTWFNLRDRKYGYDVSVPLRAAGYMSMLGFSKTTSQVMERLKEMGRRSFASYMKRMESQEVLVRSGNILPKVDLEHCVLEYGELAEICRKKKGYGKWYQDLYGRIESDVRTGAMNYPQATLEMMDAMLTFSGITSPVMVISFAPPYYPAFHSDRLGETDRAGRTGGIQEGGIQEGGIQAGEGTRLYNLLQKAAEDTCGLCLGKRNYCCGISDLSYCGGPDREEMASYAVNAPLWGTMYRMDLDAMADFRVPSLLFGPIGKDAHQMSERVHARSLLEEVPVILQQFIEQMFANA, from the coding sequence TTGTTGTTTGAAAAACAGATATATGATTACCTGCGGGGGATGGTTTCCATTCCCAGCGTGTCCAACACCCCACAGGAGAAGGAGGTTTCAGACTATATCGCAGGATGTCTGGAACGCCAGCCCTATTTTGCGAAACACCCGTCCCTCTGCGGGCAGTGCGCTCTGGAAGGCGACAGTCTGGGACGGACCGTTGTGTACGGCCTTGTGAGAGGGAAGGGAGCCGGGACGGTTGTGCTTACCGGTCATTACGACGTGGTGGACACGGACGAGTATGGACGGTTCCGCGCCCTGGCATATGATATGGAGGCATGGAAGCACATCCACGGGGAGGAACTGGAGGCGCTTAAGTCCATGCTGCCCCAGGAGGCCAGGGATGATTTGGCGTCAGGGGAGTGGCTGTTCGGCCGGGGAGTGAACGACATGAAAGGCGGGCTTTCCATTGGCCTTGCCATCATGGACTGGTTTGGACAGAAGGTGCTGGAATATCCTGAGACAACCGGAAACCTGCTCTTTGCGGCGGTGGCGGACGAGGAGGCATATTCTGCGGGGATGAGGGGAGCTGTTTCCCTGTTTACAGGGCTGCGGCAGGAATATGGGCTTACATATGACTGTCTTGTGGATTTGGAGCCCAGCTTTAATGAGGGCGGCAAGCAGCAGGTCTATATAGGGTCTGTGGGCAAAACCATGCCGGCTGTTCTTGTACAGGGCGCCAAGGCGCATGTGGTGGAATGCTTTCACGGACTGAATGCCATCGGCGTGCTGGCGGAGATGTTTATGGCCACGGAACTGGCGCCTGAATTTTCCGAGACCTTTGAGGGAGAGCATTGTCCTCCTCCCACCTGGTTTAATTTGCGGGACCGCAAGTACGGATATGATGTGTCTGTCCCCCTGCGGGCAGCCGGATATATGAGTATGCTGGGATTTTCAAAGACCACCAGCCAGGTCATGGAACGGCTGAAGGAAATGGGCCGGCGGTCCTTTGCGTCCTATATGAAGCGGATGGAGAGCCAGGAAGTCCTGGTCAGGTCGGGAAATATCCTGCCCAAGGTGGACTTGGAACACTGCGTGCTGGAGTACGGGGAGCTGGCAGAGATATGCCGGAAGAAAAAAGGATATGGGAAATGGTATCAGGACCTTTACGGAAGAATAGAGTCGGACGTGCGAACAGGTGCCATGAATTATCCCCAGGCTACGCTGGAAATGATGGATGCCATGCTGACGTTTTCGGGCATCACTTCGCCTGTCATGGTTATATCTTTTGCGCCGCCATATTATCCGGCCTTTCACAGCGACAGGCTGGGGGAGACAGATAGGGCGGGACGGACTGGAGGTATACAGGAAGGAGGTATACAGGAGGGAGGTATACAGGCAGGAGAGGGTACCCGTCTCTATAACCTGCTGCAAAAGGCGGCGGAGGACACCTGCGGTCTCTGTCTTGGAAAGCGCAATTACTGCTGCGGGATATCGGATTTAAGCTACTGCGGGGGACCGGATCGGGAGGAAATGGCCTCCTATGCGGTCAATGCCCCTCTGTGGGGAACCATGTACCGGATGGACCTGGATGCCATGGCGGATTTCAGGGTCCCCTCCCTTTTATTCGGCCCCATCGGCAAGGATGCGCACCAGATGTCGGAGCGGGTTCACGCCAGGAGTCTGCTGGAAGAGGTTCCAGTAATTTTGCAGCAATTCATCGAACAAATGTTTGCAAATGCATAG
- a CDS encoding ABC transporter permease, whose product MGFLVIFIQKAIGQGIGILYGALGEIMTEKSGNLNLGIPGMMYMGGIAGLIGAFLYENGTDNPNGLVGLLISFVCAFVCAALGGLVYSVLTITLRANQNVTGLALTTFGVGFGNFFGGSLAKLAGGVGQISVAVTGAAYKTPIPGLSKFGVIGQIFFSYGFLTYLAVALALALAFFLAKTRRGLNLRAVGESPATADAAGINVTAYKYLATCLGGGISGLGGLYFVMEYSGGTWTNNGFGDRGWLAIALVIFALWKPVNAIWGSILFGGLYILYLYIPGLDRGAQEIFKALPYVVTIVVLVITSLRKKREYQPPQSLGLPYFREER is encoded by the coding sequence ATGGGTTTTTTAGTTATATTTATTCAGAAAGCAATCGGCCAGGGTATCGGCATCCTGTACGGAGCCCTGGGAGAAATCATGACGGAGAAATCAGGCAACCTGAATCTGGGTATTCCCGGCATGATGTATATGGGCGGCATTGCCGGACTGATCGGGGCTTTCCTGTATGAAAACGGGACAGACAATCCAAACGGTCTGGTGGGGCTTCTGATTTCCTTTGTGTGCGCCTTTGTGTGCGCTGCCCTGGGAGGACTGGTATACAGTGTACTGACCATCACGCTGCGGGCCAACCAGAACGTGACAGGTCTTGCCCTTACCACCTTTGGGGTTGGCTTCGGCAACTTCTTCGGCGGTTCCCTGGCAAAGCTGGCAGGGGGAGTGGGACAGATTTCCGTGGCAGTGACAGGCGCTGCCTATAAGACTCCTATTCCCGGACTGTCCAAGTTTGGCGTCATCGGACAGATTTTTTTCTCCTACGGATTTCTGACCTATCTGGCAGTGGCCCTGGCCCTGGCATTGGCGTTTTTCCTGGCTAAGACCAGACGTGGACTGAACCTGAGGGCTGTGGGCGAGAGTCCGGCCACGGCAGATGCGGCCGGCATCAATGTAACGGCCTACAAGTACCTGGCCACCTGCCTGGGAGGAGGCATCAGCGGCCTGGGCGGATTATACTTTGTCATGGAATACTCCGGCGGTACCTGGACCAACAACGGATTCGGCGACAGAGGCTGGCTTGCAATCGCCCTGGTCATCTTTGCACTGTGGAAACCGGTCAATGCCATCTGGGGTTCTATCCTGTTTGGCGGTCTGTACATCCTTTATCTGTATATACCTGGCCTGGACAGGGGCGCCCAGGAGATATTCAAAGCCCTTCCCTACGTGGTTACCATTGTGGTCCTGGTTATAACCAGCCTGAGAAAGAAGAGAGAATACCAGCCGCCCCAGAGCCTGGGACTTCCGTATTTCAGGGAAGAACGGTAG
- a CDS encoding ABC transporter permease produces MSKEMTAVSNKEPLMHISKRDEIDMWKAWAIRLGAVLLSLVVCAGVIYALTGLNPLEVYKGIFDGAVGTKRRTWMTIRDTLVLLCIAIGITPAFKMRFWNIGAEGQVLIGGVTSAAMMIYLGNSLPPLVLFPLMLLGSALSAMVWAAIPAFFKAYWNTNETLFTLMMNYVAMQVITYCIIFWENPKGSNSVGTINSSTKGGWLPKLFGLEYGWNLVIVLALTLAIFIYLKYSKQGYEIAVVGESENTARYAGINVKKVIIRTMALSGAICGIAGFIIVSGASHTISTSTAGGRGFTAIIVSWLSKFNAFAMVLVSFFLVFMQKGAGQIASQFNLNENASDVITGIILFFILGCEFFINYKVGIRSKRKEAGAKLS; encoded by the coding sequence GTGAGTAAGGAGATGACGGCAGTGTCCAACAAGGAACCTCTGATGCATATTTCCAAGAGGGATGAGATTGATATGTGGAAGGCCTGGGCCATCAGGCTGGGAGCGGTTCTCTTATCGCTGGTGGTCTGTGCAGGGGTCATCTATGCCCTGACAGGGCTTAATCCCCTGGAGGTTTATAAAGGAATCTTTGACGGGGCAGTGGGTACCAAAAGGCGTACCTGGATGACCATTCGCGATACTCTGGTGCTACTCTGTATAGCAATCGGCATCACGCCTGCATTCAAGATGCGGTTCTGGAACATCGGAGCAGAGGGACAGGTTCTGATTGGCGGCGTCACATCCGCTGCCATGATGATTTACCTGGGCAATTCACTGCCTCCCCTGGTTCTGTTTCCGCTGATGCTTTTGGGAAGCGCCCTGTCAGCCATGGTCTGGGCAGCCATCCCGGCATTTTTTAAGGCATACTGGAACACCAACGAGACACTGTTTACACTGATGATGAACTATGTGGCCATGCAGGTCATCACATACTGCATCATTTTCTGGGAGAATCCAAAGGGATCCAACTCCGTGGGAACCATCAACTCCTCCACAAAGGGGGGATGGCTTCCAAAGCTGTTCGGCCTGGAGTACGGCTGGAACCTGGTAATCGTGCTGGCGCTGACCCTGGCCATCTTCATCTACCTGAAGTACAGCAAGCAGGGATATGAGATTGCGGTAGTGGGAGAGAGCGAAAACACGGCCAGGTACGCCGGAATCAATGTGAAGAAGGTAATCATCCGCACCATGGCCCTGTCCGGCGCCATCTGCGGCATTGCAGGCTTCATCATAGTCAGCGGCGCCAGCCATACCATTTCCACCAGCACAGCGGGCGGCAGGGGATTCACGGCCATCATTGTATCCTGGCTCAGCAAGTTCAATGCATTTGCCATGGTCCTGGTGTCGTTTTTCCTGGTATTCATGCAAAAGGGAGCCGGGCAGATTGCCTCCCAGTTTAACCTGAATGAAAATGCCTCTGATGTAATAACAGGCATCATCCTCTTCTTCATCCTGGGCTGTGAATTCTTCATCAACTACAAGGTGGGAATCCGCAGCAAACGGAAAGAAGCAGGGGCAAAATTGTCATAA
- a CDS encoding ABC transporter ATP-binding protein, whose product MSEEYAIELKNITKRFGKVTANDKVCLSVKRGEILSVLGENGSGKTTLMNMISGIYYPDEGQIFVNGKEVTIRSPKDSFALGIGMIHQHFKLVDVLTAAENIILGLSGREVLDMKAVSAKINELTAKYGFELDPDQKIYTMSVSQKQTVEIVKLLYRGVDILILDEPTAVLTPQETDKLFAVLRNMREAGHSIIIITHKLHEVLALSDRVSVLRKGQYIGTVYTADATEESLTEMMVGKKVSLNIERPDPMNPERRLVVEGVTCVDKEGVTTLDHASFTAYSGEILGIAGIAGSGQRELLESIAGLEPMTGGTITYYPPEGGEKQLSGMSASAINKLGIKLSFVPEDRLGMGLVGAMDMTDNMMLRGYRRGRSFFTDRKTPKNLAEQIIEELEIVTPGVATPVRKLSGGNVQKVLVGREISSNPKVLMVAYPVRGLDINSSYTIYHLLNEQKKQGAAVICVGEDLDVLLELCDRILVLCAGQVNGVVDGRTATKEQVGLMMTRTGGGLSE is encoded by the coding sequence GTGAGCGAAGAATACGCAATTGAACTGAAAAATATCACAAAACGGTTCGGCAAGGTAACTGCCAACGACAAGGTATGCCTGTCTGTAAAAAGGGGGGAAATCCTGTCCGTCCTGGGTGAGAACGGAAGCGGAAAGACCACCCTTATGAACATGATTTCCGGTATCTACTACCCGGATGAAGGGCAGATATTCGTAAACGGAAAGGAGGTTACCATTCGTTCGCCTAAGGACTCCTTTGCTCTGGGTATCGGCATGATTCACCAGCATTTCAAGCTGGTGGATGTTCTGACAGCGGCTGAGAACATTATCCTGGGACTGTCAGGAAGGGAAGTGCTGGACATGAAGGCTGTGTCCGCCAAAATCAATGAGCTGACAGCCAAATACGGGTTTGAGCTGGATCCGGACCAGAAGATATACACCATGTCCGTATCCCAGAAGCAGACCGTGGAGATCGTAAAGCTTCTGTACCGCGGGGTGGATATCCTGATTCTGGACGAGCCCACAGCCGTCCTCACACCCCAGGAGACAGACAAGCTGTTTGCAGTGCTGCGCAACATGCGTGAGGCAGGCCATTCCATTATTATCATCACCCATAAGCTCCATGAGGTTCTGGCGCTGTCAGACCGGGTGTCCGTACTGCGCAAGGGCCAGTATATCGGTACGGTATATACGGCAGACGCCACCGAGGAATCCCTGACCGAGATGATGGTGGGCAAGAAGGTAAGCCTGAACATCGAGCGCCCGGATCCTATGAACCCGGAGCGCCGCCTGGTGGTGGAAGGCGTCACCTGCGTGGACAAGGAGGGAGTGACCACCCTGGACCATGCCTCCTTTACTGCTTACAGCGGGGAGATACTGGGGATTGCCGGTATCGCGGGAAGCGGCCAGAGGGAGCTTTTGGAGTCCATTGCCGGACTGGAACCCATGACGGGCGGAACCATCACCTATTATCCGCCGGAGGGCGGCGAAAAGCAGCTGTCCGGCATGAGCGCCTCAGCCATTAATAAGCTGGGGATAAAGCTTTCCTTTGTGCCGGAGGACCGTCTGGGCATGGGACTGGTAGGAGCAATGGACATGACGGACAATATGATGCTCAGGGGATATCGCAGGGGACGTTCCTTCTTTACGGACAGAAAGACGCCAAAAAACCTGGCGGAGCAGATCATAGAGGAGCTGGAAATCGTGACCCCCGGCGTCGCCACTCCGGTGCGCAAGCTGTCAGGGGGAAATGTCCAGAAGGTGCTGGTGGGAAGGGAGATTTCTTCCAATCCCAAGGTGCTTATGGTGGCCTATCCGGTCCGCGGACTGGATATCAACTCATCCTACACCATCTATCATCTCCTCAATGAGCAGAAGAAACAGGGAGCGGCCGTTATATGCGTGGGCGAGGACCTGGATGTGCTTCTGGAGCTGTGCGACCGTATCCTGGTGCTGTGCGCGGGACAGGTAAACGGTGTTGTGGACGGCAGGACAGCGACCAAGGAACAGGTGGGGCTGATGATGACCAGGACAGGAGGTGGATTAAGTGAGTAA
- a CDS encoding BMP family ABC transporter substrate-binding protein, with amino-acid sequence MKLKKLASMAMAGVMAVSLAACGGSDTAKTTAADAATTAEAETTAAAEDAETKETEASEAPAAGGIAKEDLKIGFVYIGDENEGYTAAHYNGAMEMKEKLGLNDDQIIVKWNIPEDETAKDAAMDLADQGCQIIFANSFGHESYVIEAAKEYPDVQFCHATGFQAASSGLSNMHNYFTSIYESRYVSGVVAGLKLNQMIEDGTVKADACKIGYVGAYPYAEVISGYTSFFLGVRSVCPDATMEVKYTNSWASFDLEKEAADALISDGCVLISQHADTTGAPTACEAAGVPCVGYNISMIATAPKQALTSASNNWAAYVTEAVQHVIDGTEIPVDWCKGFSDGAVLITELNEAAVAPGTKEKVDEVEAKLASGELHVFDTSTWTVGGETLDTYKKDGSDIEYISDGYFHESEFGSAPAFDILIDGITTIDN; translated from the coding sequence ATGAAATTAAAAAAGTTAGCAAGCATGGCCATGGCAGGCGTGATGGCAGTATCACTGGCAGCCTGCGGCGGATCTGACACAGCAAAGACGACTGCGGCAGACGCAGCCACAACAGCTGAGGCTGAGACAACTGCGGCGGCAGAGGATGCAGAGACCAAGGAGACCGAGGCTTCAGAAGCACCGGCCGCAGGCGGCATTGCCAAGGAAGATTTAAAGATTGGCTTTGTCTACATAGGCGATGAGAACGAGGGCTACACAGCCGCTCATTACAACGGCGCCATGGAGATGAAGGAAAAACTGGGCCTGAACGATGACCAGATTATCGTTAAGTGGAACATCCCGGAGGATGAGACTGCAAAGGATGCGGCCATGGACCTTGCGGACCAGGGATGCCAGATTATATTTGCAAACAGCTTTGGACATGAGTCCTATGTGATTGAGGCGGCAAAGGAGTATCCGGATGTCCAGTTCTGTCATGCAACCGGCTTCCAGGCAGCTTCCAGCGGCCTGAGCAACATGCACAACTATTTCACATCCATCTACGAGTCACGTTACGTATCCGGTGTTGTGGCCGGACTGAAGCTGAACCAGATGATAGAGGACGGAACCGTGAAGGCGGATGCATGCAAGATTGGTTATGTGGGCGCTTATCCATATGCTGAGGTTATCAGCGGATACACCTCCTTCTTCTTAGGCGTGCGTTCCGTATGCCCGGACGCCACCATGGAAGTGAAGTACACCAACAGCTGGGCAAGCTTTGACCTGGAGAAGGAAGCAGCTGACGCCCTGATTTCCGACGGATGTGTTCTGATCAGCCAGCATGCAGATACCACCGGCGCTCCTACCGCATGTGAGGCGGCAGGCGTTCCCTGCGTGGGCTACAACATTTCCATGATTGCCACTGCTCCAAAACAGGCTCTTACATCTGCTTCCAATAACTGGGCCGCATATGTGACTGAGGCTGTACAGCATGTCATTGACGGAACCGAGATTCCGGTTGACTGGTGCAAGGGCTTCTCTGACGGCGCTGTGCTGATTACAGAGCTGAACGAGGCGGCTGTGGCACCCGGAACAAAGGAGAAGGTGGATGAGGTAGAGGCCAAGCTGGCATCCGGCGAGCTTCATGTATTCGACACCTCCACATGGACCGTTGGCGGCGAGACACTGGATACATATAAGAAGGACGGCAGCGACATCGAATATATCTCCGACGGATATTTCCATGAGTCAGAGTTTGGTTCCGCACCTGCCTTTGACATCCTGATTGACGGTATCACCACAATTGACAACTAA
- a CDS encoding DUF6809 family protein yields the protein MGKILQQLYRGDLCPAENTIRGNAEYDALTRQSMDDFNRFTDKLDRDMKEEFDLLMEHYLELTFIEKTQCFTDGFRIGAGVMCEVFYENAAERN from the coding sequence ATGGGAAAGATTTTGCAGCAGTTGTACAGGGGGGACTTATGCCCGGCGGAAAATACCATACGCGGCAACGCGGAATACGATGCACTGACCAGGCAGTCCATGGACGACTTCAACCGGTTTACCGACAAGCTGGACAGGGACATGAAGGAGGAATTCGACCTTCTGATGGAACATTACCTGGAGCTAACCTTTATTGAGAAGACCCAGTGTTTTACAGATGGGTTCCGCATCGGTGCAGGTGTTATGTGCGAAGTATTTTATGAAAATGCAGCTGAAAGAAACTAA